A genome region from Brachymonas denitrificans includes the following:
- the hflK gene encoding FtsH protease activity modulator HflK: MDSMNETTYSSSGRAKPGASGLRRLALALPPAFQRMFNLNDPRWGRNEDDADDRPAAAHEPRNQQDDDRPQQHPGKRPEQGPPDLDELWQDLNRKLGNLFGGRGGQGGSGGGGGGGGDPRWNPFAGGQPPSGKGAGIGIGMIAGAALVIWLLSGFFIVQEGQQAVVTRFGKYQSTVGAGINWILPYPIERHETVNVTQIRSVDIGGDAVIKSTGLRDSAMLTADENIVEVKFAVQYRLSNARDYLFASRNPDQAVVQAAETAIREVIGSMRMDAALAEERDQIAPRVRKLMQVILDRYKLGVDVVGVNLQQGGVRPPEQVQAAFDDVLKAGQERERAKNEAQAYANRVIPLAVGTASRLKAEAEGYKAQVVAQAEGDASRFSAILPEYQKAPQATRDRMYNDTMKDVYSKVTKILVDAKQGSMLYLPLDKILQNQAAASGSTPAPKPAAPAAETPAPAPAAAPAADARARDSDRSRER, translated from the coding sequence ATGGATTCAATGAACGAGACCACTTACTCTTCCTCTGGTCGCGCCAAACCTGGCGCTTCCGGGCTGCGCCGTCTGGCGCTGGCCCTGCCGCCCGCATTCCAGCGCATGTTCAACCTGAACGATCCCCGCTGGGGGCGCAACGAGGATGATGCGGACGACCGCCCGGCTGCCGCGCACGAACCGCGCAACCAGCAGGACGACGACCGCCCGCAGCAGCATCCCGGCAAGCGCCCCGAGCAGGGCCCGCCCGATCTGGACGAGTTGTGGCAGGACCTGAACCGCAAGCTGGGCAACCTGTTCGGCGGCCGTGGCGGCCAGGGTGGTAGCGGCGGCGGTGGCGGTGGCGGTGGCGATCCGCGCTGGAACCCGTTTGCCGGTGGCCAGCCTCCAAGCGGCAAGGGCGCCGGCATCGGCATCGGCATGATTGCCGGCGCGGCGCTGGTAATCTGGCTGCTGAGCGGCTTCTTCATCGTGCAGGAAGGGCAGCAGGCCGTGGTCACGCGCTTCGGCAAGTACCAGTCCACCGTGGGCGCCGGCATCAACTGGATCCTGCCGTATCCCATCGAGCGCCACGAAACCGTCAACGTCACGCAGATCCGCTCCGTCGACATCGGCGGCGATGCCGTGATCAAGAGCACCGGCCTGCGCGACTCTGCCATGCTTACCGCCGACGAGAACATCGTCGAGGTGAAGTTCGCCGTGCAATACCGCCTGAGCAATGCGCGCGACTATCTGTTTGCCAGCCGCAACCCCGACCAGGCCGTGGTGCAGGCCGCCGAAACCGCCATCCGCGAAGTGATCGGCAGCATGCGCATGGACGCCGCCCTGGCCGAAGAGCGCGACCAGATCGCCCCGCGCGTGCGCAAGCTGATGCAGGTCATCCTCGACCGCTACAAGCTGGGCGTGGACGTGGTCGGCGTGAACCTGCAGCAGGGCGGTGTGCGTCCGCCCGAACAGGTGCAGGCCGCGTTTGACGACGTGCTGAAAGCCGGCCAGGAGCGCGAACGCGCCAAGAACGAGGCGCAGGCCTATGCCAACCGCGTGATTCCGCTGGCCGTCGGTACTGCTTCGCGCCTGAAGGCCGAGGCCGAGGGTTACAAGGCCCAGGTGGTGGCACAGGCCGAGGGTGATGCCTCGCGCTTCTCCGCCATCCTGCCCGAATACCAGAAGGCGCCGCAGGCCACGCGCGACCGCATGTACAACGACACCATGAAGGACGTCTACAGCAAGGTCACCAAGATCCTGGTGGATGCCAAGCAAGGCAGCATGCTCTATCTGCCGCTGGACAAGATCCTGCAGAACCAGGCCGCGGCATCCGGCTCCACGCCGGCGCCCAAGCCCGCAGCCCCGGCGGCTGAAACGCCGGCTCCGGCCCCTGCCGCAGCGCCCGCAGCCGACGCCCGCGCGCGCGACTCCGACCGCTCGCGCGAACGCTGA
- the hflX gene encoding GTPase HflX yields MQDKNAAPLAVLVGVDFGLPHFDAELEELGLLAQTAGLEPVARVTCKRRAPDPALFVGSGKADEIKLLAEQTGASEILFDQALSPAQQRNLERALGMPVNDRTMLILEIFAQRARSHEGKLQVELARLQYLSTRLVRRWSHLERQQGGTGTRGGPGETQIELDRRMISESIKRIKERLEKVKRQRATQRRQRQRTDTFAVSLVGYTNAGKSTLFNALVKARSYAADQLFATLDTTTRQLFLPQIGRSISLSDTVGFIRDLPHGLVEAFEATLQEAVDADLLLHVVDASSPEWVEQINEVQRVLAEIGADKIPQLLVFNKLDALTADRAPVLLADTYAIDGVQVPRLYLSAWKGVGLDALRDRMAEAAQAKWEQAWPGQGDGDGDGDGDGDGDGDGDGDGRANPPAP; encoded by the coding sequence ATGCAAGACAAGAATGCCGCCCCTCTCGCCGTTCTGGTGGGGGTGGATTTTGGCCTTCCGCATTTCGATGCGGAACTCGAAGAACTCGGCCTGCTGGCCCAGACTGCCGGCCTCGAACCGGTCGCGCGGGTCACCTGCAAGCGCCGCGCGCCCGATCCAGCCCTGTTCGTGGGCAGCGGCAAGGCCGACGAGATCAAGCTGCTCGCCGAGCAGACCGGCGCCTCCGAAATCCTGTTCGACCAGGCGCTCAGCCCCGCGCAGCAGCGCAACCTCGAGCGCGCGCTCGGCATGCCGGTCAACGACCGAACCATGCTCATCCTCGAAATCTTCGCGCAGCGTGCGCGCAGCCACGAGGGCAAGCTGCAGGTCGAACTGGCGCGGCTGCAATACCTGAGCACGCGCCTCGTGCGTCGCTGGAGCCACCTGGAGCGCCAGCAGGGCGGCACCGGCACACGCGGCGGCCCTGGCGAAACCCAGATCGAGCTGGACCGCCGCATGATCTCCGAATCGATCAAGCGCATCAAGGAGCGGCTCGAAAAGGTCAAGCGCCAGCGTGCCACGCAGCGCCGCCAGCGCCAGCGCACCGACACCTTTGCCGTCTCGCTGGTCGGCTACACCAACGCGGGCAAGTCGACGCTGTTCAATGCCCTGGTCAAGGCGCGCAGTTATGCGGCCGACCAGCTGTTTGCCACGCTCGACACCACCACGCGCCAGCTGTTCCTGCCGCAGATCGGCCGCAGCATCTCGCTGTCCGACACGGTGGGCTTCATTCGCGATCTGCCGCACGGCCTGGTCGAGGCCTTCGAGGCCACGCTGCAGGAAGCCGTCGATGCCGACCTGCTGCTGCATGTGGTGGATGCCTCCAGCCCGGAATGGGTGGAACAGATCAACGAGGTGCAGCGCGTGCTGGCCGAAATCGGCGCCGACAAGATCCCGCAGCTGCTGGTGTTCAACAAGCTCGATGCCCTCACGGCCGACCGTGCGCCGGTATTGCTGGCAGACACCTATGCCATCGACGGCGTGCAGGTGCCGCGCCTGTACCTCAGCGCCTGGAAGGGCGTCGGGCTGGATGCGCTGCGCGACCGGATGGCCGAGGCGGCCCAGGCCAAATGGGAACAGGCCTGGCCGGGGCAGGGCGATGGCGATGGCGATGGCGATGGCGATGGCGATGGCGATGGCGATGGCGATGGCGATGGCCGCGCGAATCCTCCGGCGCCCTGA
- the hfq gene encoding RNA chaperone Hfq codes for MSNKGQLLQDPFLNTLRREHVPVSIYLVNGIKLQGQIESFDQYVVLLRNTVTQMVYKHAISTIVPGRAVNFSVAPEASESAGSAAA; via the coding sequence GTGAGTAATAAAGGTCAATTGCTGCAGGATCCCTTTTTGAATACCCTGCGTCGCGAGCACGTGCCGGTGTCCATCTACCTGGTCAACGGCATCAAGCTGCAAGGTCAGATCGAGTCCTTCGACCAGTATGTCGTGTTGCTGCGCAACACGGTCACGCAAATGGTCTACAAGCACGCCATTTCCACCATCGTTCCGGGTCGCGCGGTCAATTTTTCCGTCGCGCCCGAGGCCAGCGAATCTGCCGGTTCCGCTGCTGCGTGA
- the hemH gene encoding ferrochelatase — translation MTFRAEPAYQHGRKAGTAIVLCNLGTPDAPTPAAVRRYLAEFLGDPRVVEIPAAIWKPILHGVILRTRPAVSAKKYESVWMPEGSPLLVWTQRQAQLLQEWLQARNHAVTVRAAMRYGQPGLDATLDALKAEGVQRILVLPAYPQYSGTTTASVLDKVFQWSAQARSVPEWRFVNRYHDHPLYIQALANSVRRHWEANGQGERLVLSFHGVPERTHVLGDPYHCECRKTARLLQEALGLPSERVLMTFQSRFGKARWLEPYTEPSLIALAQQGVRHIDVMCPGFTADCLETLEEINMEVRHAFTGAGGERFGYIPCLNADADWIEALGAISVQHLAGWETLQGNALAREQERDALAASAARARALGAAQ, via the coding sequence ATGACTTTTCGCGCTGAACCTGCCTACCAACACGGCCGCAAGGCCGGAACGGCCATTGTGCTCTGCAACCTGGGCACGCCCGATGCCCCCACGCCCGCGGCAGTGCGCCGCTATCTGGCCGAATTCCTCGGCGATCCGCGCGTGGTGGAAATCCCTGCCGCGATCTGGAAGCCCATTCTGCACGGGGTGATCCTGCGCACCCGCCCGGCCGTTTCTGCAAAGAAATACGAATCGGTGTGGATGCCGGAGGGTTCTCCATTGCTGGTCTGGACACAGCGGCAAGCGCAGCTGCTGCAGGAATGGCTGCAGGCACGCAACCACGCGGTGACGGTGCGCGCAGCCATGCGCTACGGGCAGCCCGGGCTCGATGCCACGCTGGATGCGCTCAAGGCCGAAGGGGTGCAGCGCATCCTCGTGCTGCCGGCCTACCCGCAGTATTCGGGCACGACCACGGCCAGCGTGCTGGACAAGGTATTCCAGTGGAGCGCACAGGCACGCTCGGTGCCGGAGTGGCGCTTCGTCAACCGCTACCACGACCATCCCCTGTATATCCAGGCGCTTGCCAACAGCGTGCGCCGGCATTGGGAAGCGAACGGCCAGGGCGAGCGCCTGGTGCTGAGTTTTCATGGCGTGCCCGAACGCACCCACGTGCTCGGCGATCCCTACCACTGCGAGTGCCGCAAGACGGCGCGGCTGCTGCAGGAAGCGCTCGGCCTGCCGTCCGAACGCGTGCTGATGACGTTCCAGTCGCGCTTCGGCAAAGCCAGGTGGCTGGAGCCCTATACCGAACCTTCCTTGATTGCGCTGGCACAGCAAGGCGTGCGCCATATCGACGTGATGTGCCCCGGATTTACTGCCGATTGTCTGGAAACGCTGGAAGAGATCAACATGGAAGTACGCCATGCCTTTACCGGGGCGGGTGGCGAGCGCTTTGGCTACATCCCCTGCCTGAATGCCGATGCCGACTGGATAGAGGCGCTGGGCGCGATCAGCGTGCAGCATCTGGCAGGCTGGGAGACGCTGCAGGGCAACGCACTTGCAAGGGAGCAGGAGCGTGACGCCCTGGCCGCTTCCGCCGCCAGGGCGCGGGCTCTGGGTGCCGCGCAGTGA
- a CDS encoding YdcF family protein codes for MSDAGASLLPGFQLPDAGALLLSLGAWKPVLTALVLPPTLPLLVLLAGFWLLWRARPLVYWPGRLLVFTGFAALWLLSCQSVAVWLDRTLLPQYPAQTAAHLQQRQIQAVVVLGGGISVDTPEHAGPQLNAMSMERLRYGALLARALKLPLGYAGGVGWGNADKTSAGTLTAPLAEATLAEQAAPQTYGISVAFADARSRDTRENGENMAQLLRERGITRIALVTHAWHMPRSMAAFAGKGLDVVPAPMGFTGPYERPLLDALPSGHGLAASRRVLREWLGLRLGAH; via the coding sequence GTGAGTGATGCAGGCGCTTCGCTGCTGCCGGGCTTCCAGCTGCCGGACGCAGGCGCCTTGCTGCTCTCGCTGGGCGCCTGGAAGCCGGTGCTGACAGCGCTTGTCCTGCCTCCCACACTGCCCCTGCTGGTGCTGCTCGCGGGCTTCTGGCTGCTGTGGCGTGCACGGCCTCTGGTGTACTGGCCAGGGCGTCTGCTGGTGTTCACCGGATTTGCCGCGCTGTGGCTGCTGTCGTGCCAGAGCGTGGCGGTGTGGCTGGACCGCACCCTGCTGCCGCAATATCCGGCGCAAACCGCGGCGCACTTGCAGCAGCGGCAGATACAGGCCGTGGTGGTACTCGGAGGCGGCATATCGGTGGATACTCCCGAACATGCCGGTCCGCAACTCAACGCCATGAGCATGGAGCGCCTGCGCTACGGCGCGCTGCTGGCACGTGCGCTGAAGCTGCCACTGGGCTACGCAGGCGGTGTGGGCTGGGGCAATGCCGACAAGACGAGCGCAGGTACGCTCACGGCGCCCCTGGCAGAAGCAACGCTGGCCGAACAGGCTGCGCCGCAGACCTATGGCATTTCGGTGGCGTTTGCCGACGCCCGTTCGCGCGACACGCGGGAGAATGGCGAGAACATGGCGCAACTGCTGCGCGAGCGCGGCATCACCCGGATCGCCCTGGTCACCCACGCATGGCATATGCCGCGCAGCATGGCGGCCTTTGCGGGCAAGGGGCTGGACGTGGTGCCGGCTCCGATGGGGTTTACCGGCCCGTATGAGCGCCCGCTGCTGGATGCTCTGCCCAGCGGCCATGGCCTGGCAGCGAGCCGGCGCGTGCTCCGGGAGTGGCTGGGGCTCCGGCTGGGAGCACATTGA
- a CDS encoding PqiC family protein: MRIHETAEQQVGTRAACAGRRCVQGAAAQGLTRSPLLAVVACMAVLALVACAGGKEPSFYTLQSPAEATMTPAVRAASVLVIPGPVRVPDALDKPEVVVLSGAQQVIPLPTDLWRSQFGEEVRTAVMGAVLADGRIAQAPAAGYAQGSAIPQYALHLGVDRMDLALGQYARLDATWSLQRLPAGMSGAPVVCRASWQRPLSGNTVQDAVAAQQQLMQDWGSRIRRQLLGQAGLAGGVSGCGS; this comes from the coding sequence ATGCGAATACACGAAACCGCAGAACAGCAAGTGGGCACAAGGGCTGCATGTGCCGGGCGCCGCTGCGTTCAGGGGGCGGCCGCGCAAGGTCTGACGCGCTCTCCGCTGCTGGCAGTGGTGGCCTGCATGGCCGTGCTGGCGCTGGTGGCCTGTGCCGGTGGCAAGGAGCCCAGTTTCTACACCCTGCAATCGCCCGCGGAGGCGACCATGACCCCTGCCGTGCGCGCCGCCAGTGTGCTGGTGATTCCGGGCCCGGTGCGTGTTCCGGATGCCCTGGACAAGCCCGAAGTGGTGGTGCTGAGCGGTGCCCAGCAGGTGATTCCCCTGCCGACCGATCTCTGGCGCAGCCAGTTCGGCGAAGAAGTTAGGACGGCCGTAATGGGAGCCGTCCTGGCCGATGGCCGCATCGCCCAGGCGCCAGCGGCCGGCTATGCACAGGGCAGCGCCATCCCCCAATACGCGCTGCATCTGGGTGTGGACCGCATGGATCTGGCTCTGGGCCAGTACGCGCGGCTGGACGCCACCTGGAGCCTGCAGCGCCTGCCTGCCGGAATGTCGGGTGCACCTGTCGTTTGCCGTGCAAGCTGGCAGCGCCCGTTGTCCGGCAACACCGTGCAGGATGCAGTGGCGGCCCAGCAGCAACTCATGCAGGATTGGGGATCACGCATCCGCCGCCAGCTGCTGGGGCAAGCCGGCCTGGCTGGTGGCGTCAGCGGATGTGGGAGCTGA
- a CDS encoding intermembrane transport protein PqiB, translating to MDPRQDSSTPNDAPQPASAAPARTVPGPQAAQQGTDAASCSIDGQRNGEHDTVLPPQPVIRAQTRRPRFSLIWLLPLVAVLIALSMAVHNWLQTGPVISIHFQTAEGLVAGKSQVRYKEVVIGTVRAISLAERGDGVVVQVQLEGTAAKVANSGTRFWVVRPQLGLGGVTGLSTLLSGSYIGTDAGDYANPRQTEFTGLEQPPAVTRDSKGKRYYLMTNTLGSLGIGSPVFYRRVQVGRVTSYALAKDGKGLGVEIFIDQPYDAYVTPRTRFWNASGIDFSVGSDGVKVNTESLAAIVAGGVAFGEPPEPAVPVAAEQAARAQADTAPEGTRFQLYDNPKIAMTSRAEAPVVVRMRYDQSVRGLTIGAPVELGGKPIGEVLETSLDFDQERKNFFVWVDALLYPRQMGDAFLRLIEEAGAKSQDARSQDRAFIRYLVEHGYRAKLKTGNLLTGQLYVNIERVPKAPVFAGRYDVLPVPFPTVQGANMEQLQTQLSNIANRLEKVKFDEIGSDLQNSLKSASRALDTANRSLNNLTPEARVMLLNAQKALKSAESTMVAVQPAMGPGGVPDQANEALLEVRKAAQSLRSLTDYLKTHPDALLRGRSGSAPAPAPVPMNNAPQGGE from the coding sequence ATGGACCCACGTCAAGATTCTTCCACCCCGAACGATGCACCGCAGCCAGCCAGTGCAGCGCCGGCCCGGACCGTGCCAGGCCCGCAGGCAGCACAGCAGGGCACGGATGCCGCCAGCTGCAGCATCGACGGACAGCGCAATGGCGAGCACGACACGGTGCTGCCGCCGCAACCCGTCATCCGCGCCCAGACGCGTCGTCCGCGTTTCTCGCTGATCTGGCTGCTGCCGCTCGTTGCCGTGCTGATCGCACTGTCGATGGCCGTGCACAACTGGTTGCAGACCGGGCCGGTCATTTCCATCCACTTCCAGACGGCCGAAGGGCTGGTGGCCGGCAAGAGCCAGGTGCGCTACAAGGAGGTAGTGATCGGCACCGTGCGCGCCATTTCCTTGGCGGAGCGGGGCGATGGCGTGGTGGTGCAGGTGCAGCTGGAAGGCACGGCGGCCAAGGTGGCCAACTCCGGAACGCGCTTCTGGGTGGTGCGCCCGCAACTGGGCCTGGGCGGCGTGACCGGGCTGAGCACCTTGCTGTCCGGCTCCTATATTGGGACGGACGCAGGCGACTATGCCAATCCCAGACAGACCGAATTCACCGGGCTGGAGCAGCCCCCCGCCGTCACGCGTGACAGCAAGGGCAAGCGCTACTACCTGATGACCAACACCTTGGGCTCCCTGGGCATCGGTTCGCCCGTGTTCTACCGCCGTGTGCAGGTCGGCCGTGTCACGTCCTACGCCCTGGCAAAGGATGGCAAGGGTCTCGGGGTCGAAATTTTCATCGATCAGCCCTACGATGCCTACGTGACGCCGCGCACGCGTTTCTGGAATGCCTCGGGGATCGACTTCTCGGTTGGCTCAGATGGCGTCAAGGTCAATACGGAATCGCTGGCCGCCATCGTGGCAGGCGGTGTGGCGTTTGGCGAGCCGCCCGAGCCCGCGGTGCCGGTCGCTGCCGAACAGGCTGCCCGGGCGCAGGCCGACACCGCGCCGGAAGGCACGCGCTTCCAGCTGTATGACAATCCCAAGATTGCCATGACCAGCCGTGCCGAAGCCCCGGTGGTGGTGCGCATGCGCTATGACCAGTCGGTGCGCGGCCTGACCATTGGCGCTCCGGTCGAGTTGGGCGGCAAGCCCATCGGCGAAGTGCTCGAAACCAGTCTGGACTTCGATCAGGAGCGCAAGAATTTCTTCGTCTGGGTCGATGCGCTGCTGTACCCGCGCCAGATGGGCGATGCCTTCCTGCGCCTGATCGAGGAGGCGGGTGCGAAAAGCCAGGATGCCAGGTCCCAGGACCGTGCCTTCATCCGCTATCTGGTGGAGCACGGCTATCGTGCCAAGCTCAAGACCGGCAACCTGCTGACCGGCCAGCTCTATGTGAATATCGAGCGCGTGCCCAAAGCGCCTGTGTTCGCCGGCCGCTATGACGTGCTGCCGGTGCCATTCCCGACGGTGCAGGGCGCAAACATGGAGCAATTGCAGACGCAACTCTCCAACATCGCCAACCGTCTGGAAAAGGTCAAGTTCGACGAGATCGGCAGCGATCTGCAGAACAGCCTCAAGTCGGCCAGCCGTGCGCTCGATACGGCCAACCGCTCGCTCAACAACCTCACGCCCGAGGCGCGAGTGATGTTGCTCAATGCGCAGAAGGCGCTCAAGTCGGCCGAATCCACCATGGTTGCCGTGCAACCCGCCATGGGCCCAGGCGGCGTTCCGGATCAGGCCAACGAAGCACTGCTCGAGGTGCGCAAGGCCGCACAATCACTGCGCAGCCTGACCGACTATCTCAAGACCCATCCGGACGCGCTGCTGCGTGGACGCAGCGGCTCGGCTCCTGCGCCGGCGCCTGTTCCGATGAACAATGCCCCGCAAGGCGGCGAGTAA
- a CDS encoding paraquat-inducible protein A, which yields MPVQPSAAMPPLADDITRLEVCSQCDSVVGLSALQKGETACCGRCGHELERFHGWSPRQLLAVCLTAWIMLVHVLAYPLVTLDVRGNLQSTSIWESILFAWESGNMVVGWMTFLTAVLLPVSELAVITSALWCISARAYPRVLVWALRAVEVARNWNMLAVFLLGVLVALIKLTTIGSLDIGLGLVSMSVLVVLLAVLARVDAHTLWRMAEENGLVPQSHLPLDLDTSDPRWHRRYLICHSCGMVHSAPQEDLQEQGKMPACMRCGATLRHRKKHSLARCWALLLTALVFYIPANLLPIMATGTLNEPPTEHTILSGVVDLYRSGSWGIAIVVFVASLAVPVIKFLVLGWLLLSIQFKWLGNVSQNAVLFRAMELIGQWSMLDVFVVVLLAALVHFDGLMEVRIGAAAWSFGTMVVFTMLAAQHFDPRLLWDAYDEACADAQNGDSRGTMDRSHPASDMHERA from the coding sequence ATGCCTGTTCAACCCTCCGCCGCCATGCCCCCGCTCGCCGACGACATCACGCGGCTGGAGGTGTGTTCGCAATGCGATAGCGTGGTGGGCCTGAGCGCGCTGCAGAAGGGCGAAACCGCCTGCTGCGGCCGTTGCGGACACGAACTGGAGCGTTTCCACGGCTGGAGCCCGCGCCAGTTGCTCGCCGTGTGCCTCACCGCCTGGATCATGCTGGTGCACGTTCTGGCCTATCCGCTGGTCACGCTCGACGTGCGCGGCAATCTGCAGTCCACCTCGATCTGGGAGAGCATCCTGTTCGCCTGGGAAAGCGGCAACATGGTGGTGGGCTGGATGACCTTCCTCACGGCCGTATTGCTGCCGGTGTCGGAACTGGCAGTAATTACCAGTGCACTCTGGTGCATCAGCGCGCGCGCCTACCCGCGCGTGCTGGTTTGGGCGCTGCGTGCGGTGGAGGTGGCACGCAACTGGAACATGCTGGCGGTGTTCCTGCTCGGGGTGCTGGTGGCGCTGATCAAGCTGACCACGATCGGTTCTCTGGATATCGGCTTGGGCTTGGTGTCGATGTCCGTGCTGGTCGTGCTGCTGGCCGTGCTGGCACGCGTGGATGCACATACCCTGTGGCGCATGGCAGAAGAAAACGGCCTGGTGCCGCAAAGCCATCTCCCGCTCGATCTGGACACCAGCGATCCGCGCTGGCATCGCAGGTACCTGATCTGCCACAGTTGCGGCATGGTGCACAGCGCCCCGCAGGAGGATCTGCAGGAGCAGGGCAAGATGCCCGCCTGCATGCGTTGCGGCGCCACGCTGCGCCACCGCAAGAAGCACAGTCTGGCGCGTTGCTGGGCCTTGCTGCTCACTGCCCTGGTGTTCTACATCCCGGCCAACCTGCTGCCCATCATGGCCACCGGCACGCTTAACGAGCCGCCTACCGAGCACACCATCCTCTCCGGCGTGGTCGACCTCTATCGCTCCGGATCCTGGGGCATTGCCATCGTGGTGTTCGTGGCGAGCCTGGCGGTGCCGGTGATCAAGTTCCTGGTGCTTGGCTGGCTGCTGCTCTCCATCCAGTTCAAGTGGTTGGGCAATGTGTCGCAGAATGCCGTGCTGTTTCGTGCCATGGAGCTGATCGGGCAATGGTCGATGCTGGACGTGTTCGTCGTGGTGCTGCTGGCCGCACTGGTGCACTTCGACGGACTGATGGAAGTCAGGATCGGTGCCGCGGCCTGGTCTTTCGGCACCATGGTGGTGTTCACCATGCTCGCAGCCCAGCATTTCGATCCGCGCCTGTTGTGGGATGCCTACGACGAGGCCTGCGCCGACGCGCAGAACGGCGACTCTCGCGGCACAATGGACCGTTCGCATCCGGCTTCGGATATGCATGAAAGGGCATGA
- a CDS encoding riboflavin synthase, whose product MFTGIITGVGKIVDVQNLGASSAHGKRLAIDTPAGYLDDVALGDSIALNGACMTVVAFDAAANRFSIDISAESLDKTAGLSVTGPVNLEKALRSHDRLGGHIVSGHVDGIGEVASFEPVGESMELRIRVPAALARFLAYKGSITVNGVSLTVNRVEDMPVDTDGFGCEISINLIPHTVQNTALHVLKAGSRVNLEIDLIARYVERMLTAGK is encoded by the coding sequence ATGTTTACAGGCATTATTACCGGAGTTGGAAAAATCGTGGATGTGCAGAATCTGGGCGCAAGCAGCGCCCACGGCAAGCGCCTGGCCATCGATACGCCTGCCGGCTATCTGGACGACGTGGCGCTGGGCGACAGCATTGCGCTCAACGGCGCCTGCATGACGGTGGTGGCATTCGACGCGGCGGCCAACCGCTTCAGCATCGACATCTCGGCGGAATCGCTGGACAAGACGGCCGGACTGTCCGTGACAGGGCCGGTCAATCTGGAAAAGGCACTGCGCTCGCATGACCGCCTGGGCGGACATATCGTGAGCGGCCATGTGGACGGCATTGGCGAAGTGGCCAGTTTCGAGCCGGTGGGCGAAAGCATGGAACTGCGCATCCGCGTACCGGCTGCGCTGGCGCGCTTCCTGGCCTACAAGGGTTCGATTACCGTCAATGGCGTGAGCCTGACCGTGAACCGTGTGGAGGACATGCCGGTGGATACGGACGGCTTTGGTTGCGAGATCAGCATCAACCTGATTCCGCATACGGTGCAGAACACGGCGCTGCATGTGCTGAAAGCCGGCAGCCGGGTGAATCTGGAAATTGACCTGATTGCGCGCTATGTGGAGCGGATGCTGACGGCGGGCAAGTAA
- a CDS encoding LD-carboxypeptidase: MAHIYIYSPSGAVRDKTAFRRGIRRLQALGHEVEVDPDALTSFQRFAGDDATRLAAIGRAAASGADVALTTRGGYGLTRILPDIPYQQLAKAIDKGTRFVGLSDFTALQLALLAQVGNEAVTWAGNLLIDDWGKTEEPDEITQACFEEMLDGSSEGAGWYVTKREEPDAELVTLPEPIDNATLWGGNLCVLTSLLGTPYFPQVEQGVLFLEDVAEHPYRVERMLTQLLLAGVLDRQQAIVLGQFSDYKLIPHDKGFGMKAVVQWLRTRTKTPVFTGLPHGHVPTKVLLPVGAKVEMAAEGRDRLLVWGHQ; the protein is encoded by the coding sequence ATGGCCCACATCTACATCTATTCCCCCTCCGGCGCAGTGCGCGACAAGACGGCATTCCGCCGTGGCATCAGGCGCCTGCAGGCGCTGGGGCACGAGGTGGAGGTGGATCCTGATGCGCTCACCAGCTTCCAGCGCTTCGCCGGCGACGATGCCACGCGCCTCGCTGCCATTGGCCGGGCTGCCGCCAGTGGCGCCGATGTGGCGCTGACCACGCGCGGCGGCTATGGCCTCACGCGCATCCTGCCCGACATTCCCTACCAGCAGCTAGCCAAGGCCATTGACAAGGGGACCCGCTTCGTCGGTCTGAGCGATTTCACGGCGCTGCAACTGGCGCTGCTGGCGCAAGTCGGCAACGAGGCCGTCACCTGGGCCGGCAATCTGCTGATCGACGACTGGGGCAAGACCGAAGAGCCGGACGAAATCACGCAGGCCTGTTTCGAGGAGATGCTGGACGGCAGCAGCGAAGGCGCAGGATGGTACGTGACGAAGCGCGAAGAGCCGGATGCCGAACTGGTGACCCTGCCCGAGCCAATCGACAACGCCACGCTGTGGGGCGGCAATCTGTGCGTGCTGACCAGCCTGCTGGGCACGCCTTATTTCCCGCAGGTGGAACAGGGCGTGCTGTTTCTGGAGGATGTGGCCGAGCATCCCTACCGCGTCGAGCGCATGCTCACGCAACTGCTGCTGGCCGGTGTGCTGGACAGGCAGCAGGCCATCGTGCTGGGCCAGTTCAGCGATTACAAGCTGATTCCGCATGACAAGGGCTTCGGCATGAAGGCCGTGGTGCAGTGGCTGCGCACGCGCACCAAAACTCCTGTCTTTACCGGCCTGCCGCATGGCCATGTGCCGACCAAGGTGCTGCTGCCTGTGGGCGCCAAGGTGGAGATGGCCGCCGAGGGCCGTGATCGCTTGCTGGTGTGGGGCCACCAGTAA